The Sphaerospermopsis torques-reginae ITEP-024 genome has a window encoding:
- a CDS encoding AAA family ATPase has protein sequence MKLIIKNLGPIKNNTQAIDLDKDFFVFVGRNNSGKSYVAQLLWAIFNQDIINKFALENLEIIDNEIVENVNKVEVTPELIGKILSRYSNFLQEETKKEIFNTGKEATIFNKIAINFDYEISELKDEKIEATVYIKKYEEENSLEYIEIKKDQGDLIYSFEEKDLPESFQEIFPKRFLDRNLLNQKKSILIDIIIRTMLKHKHETFFLPASRIFFPNFYLYIIDFERKKREQDIKKLVDLLERPRSRNKEKIKLAELEELDVFQRPYTKPINQVIQKLLEMYDANIEDHYLHLSEQLQEILGGEIKIIRREGIGAAEFYFQISSVDELLPMYLASSSVNQLTLLDTYFKYWAEEKNNFLMIDEPEVNLHPENQIKLLNILIQFIQNETRNKVLITTHSSILANAINNYIYLDVLKNQHGVNVEKIIEDNKLYYVDSSVSIAKEKVGVYFFTGDKIIDYESGDSGIYFRNFREVENNLDKSLRILTDYIYTQEDEVDDE, from the coding sequence ATGAAATTGATCATCAAAAATTTAGGACCTATTAAAAATAATACTCAAGCCATTGATTTAGATAAGGATTTTTTTGTATTTGTTGGCAGAAATAATAGTGGTAAAAGTTATGTGGCTCAGTTATTGTGGGCGATTTTTAATCAAGATATAATTAATAAATTTGCATTGGAAAATTTAGAGATTATTGATAATGAAATAGTGGAAAATGTTAATAAGGTTGAAGTTACTCCTGAACTAATAGGAAAAATATTAAGTAGATACAGCAACTTTTTACAAGAAGAGACAAAAAAAGAAATATTCAATACTGGAAAAGAAGCAACAATTTTTAATAAAATTGCCATTAATTTTGATTATGAAATATCTGAATTAAAAGATGAGAAAATTGAAGCTACTGTCTATATAAAAAAATATGAGGAAGAAAATTCATTAGAGTACATAGAAATCAAAAAAGATCAAGGTGATTTGATATACTCTTTTGAAGAAAAGGACTTACCAGAGAGTTTTCAGGAAATCTTTCCTAAGAGATTTTTGGACAGAAATTTACTCAACCAAAAAAAGTCTATTCTCATTGACATAATAATTAGAACTATGCTAAAACACAAGCATGAGACTTTTTTCTTACCTGCAAGCAGAATTTTCTTTCCTAACTTCTATCTTTATATTATTGACTTTGAAAGAAAAAAACGTGAACAAGATATCAAAAAACTTGTAGATTTATTAGAACGTCCTCGATCTCGTAATAAAGAGAAGATTAAATTAGCTGAATTAGAAGAATTAGATGTTTTTCAAAGACCATATACAAAACCTATTAATCAAGTCATTCAAAAACTGTTAGAAATGTATGATGCAAATATTGAGGATCATTATTTACATCTTTCTGAACAACTACAAGAAATTCTTGGAGGTGAAATAAAAATTATTCGTCGAGAAGGAATTGGAGCAGCAGAATTTTATTTTCAAATAAGTTCTGTTGACGAACTTTTGCCAATGTATTTAGCTTCTTCTTCTGTCAACCAGTTAACACTTTTGGATACATATTTTAAATATTGGGCTGAAGAAAAAAATAATTTCTTAATGATAGATGAACCAGAAGTGAATTTACATCCTGAAAATCAGATTAAATTATTAAATATTTTGATCCAGTTTATCCAAAACGAAACCAGAAATAAAGTATTAATCACAACCCATAGTTCAATTTTAGCTAATGCTATTAATAACTATATATATTTGGATGTTCTGAAAAATCAACATGGTGTAAATGTAGAGAAAATTATCGAAGATAATAAATTATACTATGTTGATTCATCTGTATCTATCGCAAAGGAAAAAGTCGGTGTTTATTTCTTCACAGGTGATAAAATTATAGACTATGAAAGCGGTGATTCTGGTATCTATTTTAGAAACTTTAGAGAAGTTGAAAATAACTTAGATAAATCACTTCGCATTCTGACTGATTATATCTACACTCAAGAAGATGAGGTAGATGATGAGTAA
- a CDS encoding Uma2 family endonuclease has product MNVAIPVFKPVSQIQLTPGSKVTIPDVTWDEFECILQELGEKRNSRIAYHQGILEIKVASPEHEIPKDLISDIVKILLKAKGIKYQPFGSTTYKKQGVAGVEPDACFYIQNYQQMIGKRRLQPDDPPPDLAIETDVTSKTTIDAYEAIGVPELWIFDSGKLSIYLLQDGKYIKSEKSPYLGDLDIIQIIPDTVERSWQVGSFQALEEFTATLYSILE; this is encoded by the coding sequence ATGAATGTAGCTATTCCCGTTTTCAAACCCGTTAGTCAAATACAACTAACACCCGGTAGTAAAGTTACTATTCCTGATGTTACATGGGATGAATTTGAATGTATTTTACAAGAACTGGGAGAAAAAAGAAATTCACGAATTGCTTATCATCAGGGTATTTTAGAAATTAAAGTTGCGTCACCTGAACATGAAATTCCCAAAGATTTAATTTCAGATATCGTGAAAATATTATTGAAAGCAAAAGGAATTAAATATCAACCTTTTGGATCAACGACTTATAAAAAACAAGGTGTAGCAGGTGTTGAACCTGATGCTTGTTTTTATATTCAAAATTATCAACAAATGATAGGTAAACGACGTTTACAACCAGATGATCCACCACCAGATTTAGCAATAGAAACTGATGTGACATCAAAAACAACTATTGATGCTTATGAAGCAATTGGTGTTCCTGAATTATGGATTTTTGATAGTGGGAAGTTGTCTATTTATTTGTTGCAAGATGGAAAATATATCAAATCTGAAAAAAGTCCCTATTTGGGAGATTTAGATATTATTCAGATTATACCTGATACTGTTGAGCGTAGTTGGCAGGTGGGGAGTTTTCAGGCTTTGGAAGAATTTACCGCGACGTTATATTCTATCTTGGAATAG
- a CDS encoding YebC/PmpR family DNA-binding transcriptional regulator yields the protein MAGHSKWANIKRQKAVADAKRGSIFTQLSRAIIVAARSGIPDPAGNFQLRTAIDKAKAAGIPNDNIERAIAKGAGTFAGDNTNLEEIRYEGYGPGGVAILIEALTDNRNRTAADIRVAFSKNGGNLGETGCVSWMFSQKGVCVVEDVVDEEKLLEASLEADADTYEMIENNTAEVFTEVVNLEKLSQTLKAKNFHVTEVELRWIPGNQVEVIDPDQAKSLLKLIDTLEGLDDVQNVTANFEMSENLMALSMA from the coding sequence ATGGCTGGACATAGTAAATGGGCAAATATCAAGCGTCAGAAAGCAGTTGCAGACGCAAAAAGGGGAAGTATCTTTACCCAACTATCGCGGGCGATTATAGTTGCTGCTAGGAGTGGAATACCAGATCCGGCGGGAAATTTTCAGTTGCGGACAGCGATTGATAAAGCGAAAGCTGCGGGTATTCCTAATGATAACATTGAAAGAGCGATCGCCAAAGGTGCAGGTACTTTTGCAGGTGATAACACCAATTTAGAAGAAATTCGCTATGAAGGATATGGTCCCGGTGGTGTAGCAATTTTAATTGAAGCTTTAACAGATAATCGTAATCGTACCGCTGCTGATATCCGAGTTGCTTTTAGTAAAAATGGCGGAAATTTGGGGGAAACAGGTTGTGTGAGTTGGATGTTTTCCCAAAAAGGTGTATGTGTTGTTGAAGATGTGGTTGATGAGGAAAAACTTTTGGAAGCATCTTTAGAAGCTGATGCTGATACTTATGAAATGATTGAAAATAACACGGCTGAAGTTTTTACTGAAGTAGTAAATTTAGAGAAACTGAGTCAAACATTGAAAGCAAAAAATTTTCATGTTACAGAAGTAGAATTACGTTGGATTCCGGGAAATCAAGTTGAAGTCATAGATCCTGATCAGGCTAAATCTCTGCTCAAATTAATTGATACTTTAGAAGGCTTAGATGATGTCCAAAATGTCACCGCTAATTTTGAAATGTCTGAGAATTTAATGGCTTTAAGTATGGCTTAA
- a CDS encoding DUF29 domain-containing protein produces the protein MNPISDLYSIYEVDNEKWLEQTLQLLKEKRLDALDLEHLIEELEAMIRRDKLTVESLLEQIIRHLLLLQYWEEEYQYNANHWQAEIISFRTQINEYLTKNLRNHLQENKDKVYQKALKYVSKKTGMMIQFPLECPYTLEQLLDENWLP, from the coding sequence ATGAATCCAATAAGTGATTTGTATTCTATTTATGAAGTTGATAATGAAAAATGGTTAGAACAAACTCTGCAATTATTAAAAGAAAAGCGACTAGATGCTCTGGATTTAGAGCATTTAATTGAGGAATTAGAAGCTATGATTCGTCGAGATAAACTGACGGTTGAGAGTTTGTTAGAACAAATAATTAGACATTTGTTACTGCTGCAATATTGGGAAGAGGAATATCAATATAATGCCAATCATTGGCAAGCAGAGATTATCAGTTTTAGAACTCAAATCAATGAATATTTGACTAAAAATCTAAGAAATCATTTACAAGAAAATAAAGATAAAGTTTATCAGAAAGCCTTAAAATATGTCAGTAAAAAAACAGGTATGATGATTCAATTTCCTTTAGAATGTCCTTATACTCTGGAACAATTATTAGATGAAAATTGGCTACCATAA
- a CDS encoding FAD-dependent hydroxylase, translated as MSLTQLTQTLTPPQTTTDKPGYDYDLVIVGGGIVGLTLAAALKNSGLSILLIEARMTSAAVAKGQAYAVHMLSARIFQGIGIWDKILPNIAKYRQVFLSDANYPDVVKFQTADIDTQTPELGYVAEHFALLEPLQEFVKNCANVTYLCPAEVVSTQNEKDIVTVNIKVDGEQQKIKTKLLVAADGSRSKIREAAGIKTKGWKYWQSCIVAFVRPEKSHNYTAYEKFWQSGPFAILPLPGNRCRIVWTAPHEEAKALCALSDEDFLAELTKRYGSQMGKLELLGDRFIFQVQLMQSDRYVLPRLALVGDAAHNCHPVGGQGLNLGIRDAAALAEVIQTAHQNGADIGKIEVLKQYEQWRKKENLAILGFTDLLDRVFSNNILPVVIIRRLGLWLMQRVPMLKIFALKLMIGLKGRTPELGKM; from the coding sequence ATGTCACTTACTCAGCTTACTCAAACTCTCACTCCCCCCCAAACAACCACAGACAAACCAGGATATGATTATGATTTGGTGATAGTCGGTGGTGGTATTGTTGGTTTAACTTTGGCTGCTGCTTTAAAGAACTCTGGTTTAAGTATACTGCTAATCGAAGCTAGGATGACATCAGCCGCAGTGGCTAAAGGCCAAGCTTATGCTGTACATATGTTATCAGCCCGCATTTTTCAAGGAATTGGCATTTGGGATAAAATTCTCCCTAATATCGCTAAATATAGACAGGTGTTTTTATCTGATGCTAACTATCCCGATGTGGTGAAATTTCAAACTGCTGATATAGACACACAAACACCAGAATTAGGTTATGTAGCAGAACATTTTGCACTGTTAGAACCTTTACAAGAATTTGTGAAAAATTGTGCAAATGTAACTTATTTGTGTCCAGCAGAAGTTGTTAGTACACAGAATGAAAAAGATATAGTTACTGTTAATATTAAAGTTGATGGTGAACAGCAGAAAATTAAAACTAAATTGTTAGTAGCTGCTGATGGTTCACGTTCCAAAATTCGAGAAGCTGCGGGAATTAAAACTAAAGGTTGGAAATATTGGCAATCTTGTATTGTCGCTTTTGTCAGACCTGAAAAATCTCATAACTATACAGCTTATGAGAAATTTTGGCAAAGTGGACCTTTTGCAATTTTACCTTTACCTGGTAACAGATGTCGCATTGTTTGGACAGCACCCCATGAAGAAGCAAAAGCTTTATGTGCTTTAAGTGATGAGGATTTTTTAGCTGAACTAACCAAGCGGTATGGTAGTCAAATGGGTAAATTAGAATTATTAGGCGATCGCTTTATTTTTCAGGTACAATTAATGCAGAGCGATCGCTATGTTCTCCCCCGTTTAGCTTTAGTTGGTGATGCTGCACACAACTGTCATCCCGTCGGTGGACAAGGTTTAAATTTAGGTATTCGTGACGCTGCTGCTTTAGCTGAAGTTATCCAAACAGCACACCAAAACGGTGCAGATATTGGTAAAATTGAAGTTCTCAAACAATATGAACAATGGCGAAAAAAAGAAAATCTGGCAATTTTAGGTTTTACTGATTTGTTAGATCGGGTATTTTCTAATAACATCTTACCCGTGGTAATTATCCGACGTTTAGGTTTATGGTTAATGCAGCGAGTTCCAATGTTGAAAATCTTTGCACTGAAATTAATGATCGGTTTAAAAGGTAGAACTCCCGAATTAGGGAAAATGTAA